The following proteins are co-located in the Poecile atricapillus isolate bPoeAtr1 chromosome 2, bPoeAtr1.hap1, whole genome shotgun sequence genome:
- the ACKR4 gene encoding atypical chemokine receptor 4, with protein MNNSTDYWIEDEENDLNPLIDYNTYELLCEKNDVRNFRKLFLPVFYTLAFTVGVAGNSLVVAIYAYCKKPKTKTDVYIMHLAIADLLLLFTLPFWAANAVQGWELGNPMCKLTSSLYTMNFSSSMLFLACISVDRYRATSESQGRGRVGKHCSVTCICVWLAAIFLSIPELIFNQVKKHNERNECLPVFPMNMETLLKSTIQILEIILEFLLPFLVMLICYSATARAIFRSANVKKSRPFMVLLAVVATFIVTQLPYNIVKLWRAIDSIYMLVTDCGTSKTMDVALQVTKSIALFHTCLNPLLYAFLGASFKMHIMKIAKNYGYWRRQQQDGRPEEISMNHEEPTEETISFTI; from the coding sequence ATGAATAACTCAACAGATTACTGGATTGAGGATGAGGAGAATGATCTCAACCCTCTTATAGATTACAATACCTATGAGCTTCTCTGCGAAAAAAATGATGtgagaaatttcagaaaattattcctCCCAGTGTTCTACACACTGGCTTTCACAGTTGGAGTGGCTGGAAACTCATTAGTGGTTGCAATTTACGCCTACTGCAAGAAACCCAAGACCAAGACGGATGTGTACATCATGCACCTCGCCATCGCTgatctgctcctgctcttcaCCCTCCCTTTTTGGGCTGCAAATGCAGTGCAGGGATGGGAACTTGGAAACCCAATGTGCAAGCTCACTTCTTCTCTGTACACCATGAATTTCAGCTCCAGTATGCTGTTCCTGGCCTGTATCAGTGTGGATAGATACAGGGCCACTTCTGAATCCCAGGGCCGTGGAAGAGTTGGCAAACACTGCAGTGTTACCTGCATCTGTGTCTGGCTGGCTGCCATCTTCCTCAGTATCCCTGAGCTGATATTTAACCAAGTCAAGAAACACAATGAGAGGAATGAATGCCTTCCCGTATTTCCAATGAACATGGAAACACTCTTAAAATCAACCATTCAAATCCTGGAAATTATCCTGGaatttctgcttcctttcctAGTAATGCTTATCTGCTATTCCGCTACTGCTCGGGCAATCTTCAGGTCTGCAAATGTGAAGAAGTCCAGGCCTTTCATGGTTCTGCTGGCAGTAGTGGCTACTTTCATTGTCACCCAGCTACCCTACAACATCGTGAAGCTGTGGCGAGCCATAGACAGCATCTACATGTTGGTTACGGACTGTGGCACCAGTAAAACCATGGATGTGGCGCTCCAGGTCACCAAGAGCATCGCTTTGTTCCACACCTGCCTCAACCCTCTCCTCTACGCCTTTCTGGGCGCCTCTTTCAAAATGCACATCAtgaaaattgcaaaaaattatgGATACTGGAGAAGACAACAGCAGGATGGAAGACCTGAAGAAATTTCTATGAACCATGAAGAACCTACTGAAGAAACAATCAGTTTCACTATATAG